The Vigna radiata var. radiata cultivar VC1973A chromosome 6, Vradiata_ver6, whole genome shotgun sequence DNA segment atatttttttaataactttttgataaaagattatgtgtcactattttattggtttgtatatttgaaattgatcaatcacaaactgtcacataaactattgtaaaaaatttgttaaagatacattttcctttaaaattatTGACGTGGTAGTGGTCATCAAATTAAGCTGAGTTACCACATTCtgtcacatcatcatcttcaacattTTCTCAAATCAAAAACTCTAACATATCTTCAACCTTTCcccaaattagaaaccctaattATCCATGTCAGCCACTGAAAAATGCCACAACTAACCTCCATGCGCTGCTACACAATCACCATCATCGCGAAACCAGTGAAGCATCAACAGAACCACCATGGCCAGCCAATGTCCATGCACCATCGCCGTGAACAAGGttcattttctcttcattcTCGTGCCATGAAGCAACCCAAACCGCAAGCACCGCAAGAGTTTTGTAATGGGTTTAAACCTGCAGAAATTCAGAAAAATCCTCAATGCAGCAACCGTAAAATCGCGCCATCATTGAGCGAGTTCTCTTCTCGCTTCTCGTGCAAATCCCAAATTCCAGACCTACAGAAACTCAAGTCAATCTCCTTCAACCCAGAAGCATCCATAATGTAGAAGCACCCAAATCGCAAGACTCCTTCGCATTCATCACACAGATTGTGCAATCTTCTTCACGCAGAAGCCTCTGCCCTTCATCTTCTTCGAAAGTGCATCACGAGTTGCTCCTTTGTCAGCCACCACTAGGTTACCATCACGCCTTCATCTCGAACCAAAACCTGCAAGTAAAGCTAAACATAGAACCAACCAAAGCCCATCGAATCACTTCGTGCTTCCAAACTCAATCGTGAACCTGCGAAATTAATGCCCTCCATCGtgagcttcatcttcttccctaAGCATCAAGcctacaaaaagaaacaaaacaatcGAAACAAATAGAATTGATAAGGTTTCTAATTAGGGGAAAGGTTAAAGATGATGAACCCCAATTTCGTTTTCATGAAccctaattttgttttcataaatcCTAATTTCGTGATcctctaatttcaattttctgaaacccctttttcttattttttaattacacacATTTCACGTAACATGCTCTGCATCATCAGCCATGTCAATTAATGATTTCATCTCACAGTGGTAACTCAAACCTAATTGACTAAAAACACTTAAGAACTCACCCTAAGATGATCTTATCAGTTTTACACCATATTTTTCTAGTTTGAAACCTAGACAAGTCATAATAAATCTAATAACATACCTCTAATTTCTCAAAACAATATACACTCATTGATTTAAAATCTCACTACTTAAAACCTCTCTTTTATactaaaaacactttaaaaCTACCCCTAAAGAACTACCTTTTTGTTCCATATCATATTTCACTAACAAGTCTCAGATGATCATTATATAAATTGGGTGAAGAATTGCTTTACTTTTGAACTGGATGTAAAAGAACATGTGCtgaaattgatgttttatgGCTTGTGTTTGATATGAACTGATAAGTGAGCAATTGTGAATTGTATGACTATGTATATGATgtgaattttattgtttaagagTGAAGATTCAATTTTCTGCAGATTGTGAGTAAATGGCTAAGTCAATTTCAGCGTTTGAGTCAAATTAGGGAACTTGagtagtgaatttgagaattATAGGTTAGACTTAGGTTTANGCTATTGCAGTCACTTAGGTAAGTCATTTATGACTTATTAGAAGCATAAAAAGTGTCTGAAAGAGTCTCTAAACAGTGAATGTGAATCCAAGTTCCTAAGTGAACCAATATAGAGTTTTTGATCATAGTTCTCTGCATATCTTTTAGAGTTTTGAGTTAGAATAGTGTGTGAGTCTTCAAACAAGTTAGATTCAACCTATACTTCGAGTTAGGGGTGTCCAAAAttcaccaaaaggcctaaaacgaaacttaggggTGTGAGTTCTTCCAAATCTGCACAATTTGCAGAAAATTCTGCAGAATCCATGCctgggcgccccaaaagggCGCTGGGTGCCCTTTGATTCGGCGTTTGCCAGAAATATGGCGCCCGGGCGACCCTAAAGGACACTAGGCGCCCTTTTCtgctgttgcttttgtttttgatagtttggggGGTTCCGGATgtcgttttggacgttctttaggtcgttctgggggttttagacccttccggaactgttggtgatggtttcaaagtcattttccttgtctaagtatgagttaattggattttggatcgtttgtgtttttttttaaagtgaaattaatgttatatatatgtttgtatgcaaagtaaAGTTGAAGGNTTACATGTACATGGTTTTATATTGATTCAGTAAGATAATGTCATGGTATTTAATGGTTCATGTGTTGagttaagtttcaaagtaaaagtatagttattggacgtaattccatgatcctcaagggaggttacatggtggtgccactATAGTTTGtcgtgattgaccgtatgaatggccggagttcaggatggggtttacttggacattctaatgaccatccatgctcaattagagagtgatgagtcatgtggtgagaatagcaggaggtcctagtcttgggtgtctccatttatgggccaagatgagtttggttggacttacacttgtgtgtggtcgggtgaaacccctcgacaatggctttgcaaagcagtagggccaccacaagtgcacaaacccctggaactcgacatttcatactagtccggatggtcaaatcacgtggtctgtCATTGGTATCAATCAAATGCATTCATTTACAGTTTGTgttgtattattgtcattacatgcttgaaatacttgattaataacatgttttatttttattatacctagcttacccttgcatttgtttgtCGTATGTGCTTGCCTTtaccccttgcgatgatcatccaatcctttggatgtgagcagtagctAGTGATGTACCCTTGGAGTGAGCATTGGAGAACGAAGAAGACACAACTTCCAGTTCTTAGGATCTTTTCTAGCTTTTGTTTTGTCATGTTCTATATTTTTGGAAACACTCTTTAGGCATCCTTAAATCTTTAGTTGgtcatgtattttggagaattattaaacttatatcaaatattaaatttcagccatattttggatgactgtatgcTTAATACTGTCCTTTATtaactcttaactgctttctcgtactataatagctgaatcctattatatgtatgtctatataatatttgggatgtcacattatAAACTAGTTACTTCCTCAATCCAACATTTATCTCTCAAACTCACCCATCAAAACCTCTACTTTTGACCTTAAAATCCAAGTAAGTGACTCTTCTTTACTCTAAACACtttgaattcaattttaaacCATCATACAACCATGCACAATTATAATAGGAGAAACATTACAAAAACAACATAccaaacattcaaacatcacaCAATCATTATTAATCATCAATACACCAAGTATATTGGTAAAAACATAACAATTTCACTTAGATTACATTATCATCCATAGGGATACTAAAGTTAAACCACAAACATAAATCTAAGATTAAGTCTAGTTTTCCTTACCTCACAAAGAACTATCAGCTCTAGAAACGTCTTCCTGATGGCTTAGAAGGCAAAGAAATTCTATAAACACCTATGAAACACTAAATTAAACGGAAAAAGTCCTTAGGACCTTAGATTAACCAAGAACAAGTAGAAGAAACAAGATTACGTATGCGACGACATTCTCTTCTTCTAATTTTAGGTTAAGaacaaaagaggaaaaagtagtcaaaacttacttgctctaaactATAAATTGGTCAGATGGATAGATAGAAAATGTCGCAATGATTGTCTAGACACTTCTTGATTGTCAAATAGATGACTCGAGAGTTAACACTCTTAGAACGAAAGTAGAGAATTCTAAAAAAGTGTTTTCTAGAAagataatacattttaaaataataaaattcatttataacaaaagtatttataaataaactaattaatatcaaaataataaagtctcactatttttaaactacaaCTAAACTACAACTgcttttaaaatactattttataaagttttacaTTTTAGGTATTGATACTCGTatttgcaatatatatatatatatatatatatatataaccaaaaaataaaattataaaaattatgtatatttaattttataattataataataattttattattttcattgtcATATAAGTATAAGTACAGCGCTTGTATTGTCAAATAACATTCGAATAATGTAAGAGAaacagataaaaataatttagatgttaaaataaaaaatacaaaacacaagttgaaaaagtattattaattgtttattattttcacaCCTAACTGTATTTTAcatcttatatttattattttatcttttaaaatctttcttattaatataaacttttatataattaaaatacttttaaaagtaaaatttatgagCTCATATaaagaatatgaagaaaatgtttttcttaaaaataatgtcTAGAGTTTAATTTATGACAATAAATTAATACgacaaaaaatatcaataatacaAGAAAGATCAAATCAACTATGCCACACTCAAATTATAGAAGAATCAACAATATTGTAAACCTTTTTGACCTCGACCTCATATGCAGTGCATTTAAGTTACAACTACTCTGCACAGCATTTGCGGAGAGATGAGCTGTCTTAAcacaacataattaatttatgtcGTTGAATTGTCAATCCAAACACACCCTTAATGCTTACATGCCAAAGTTGAAGTTATCTAGTTTTGTTGGTCATGCACGAAAgcgaaatatataatttaacagTCCCTTCTTGTTCACACAACCACTTGGCAACTCTgtttaatactaaaatattaaagtaagaTATTTAACCAAtacataaattacattttttaataacaaattaataataacagttaTAAAAATAGTTGTATGAAATAACAATGCTAATATTATTACACACGCATTAAGTTTTTCTTAGGCGAAAATGTTGACTTataaaaccatatatatatatatatatatatatgtatgtatatatatatgtatgtatatatatatatgtatatatatatatatgtatatatatatatatatatatatatatatatgtatatatatatatatatatatatatatatatgtatatatatatatatatatatgtatatatatatatatatattagagtGATAGCAGGAAGATCgtagagagaagaagagaaagcaaaaaagaaagaggaaatggCAAATTTAGGTGGCCTTACTGATATCGTTGGAGCTGAGAACAGCATCGATATCCAGAGTCTCGCTCGCTTTGCAGTTGATGACTACAACAAAaaacaggttttttttttcttccttctaaGTCAACTTTGATTATTACAAGATCTTATGTATGTTTTATGCTATAATTTGGCACTAGATCATTCTGTCATACGTATTTGGCACGTAATCAAAGTGGTGTTTGATTCCTCGTACCTCATCATCCCTTTCTTGAATCTTGTTATGTCTGTCAGATTTAGTGGTATTTAAAATAACACACAAAAACTTAATCttgttgaatatttaaaatctaaaattttgtaTGTTTGGAAAGAGGGTGGATCCTACTTTCAAGAAATTTGAGATGTTCCAGAAGAGACTGGACTTTGGATGCCATCaagttgtgtttttattttatatatacaagtTGAAATTTTGTACCATACTAATTAAGCTATGACAGTTTTTAAGACAAACTTGTATTgactaacaaaaaaaaacaacattaatattttcaagttGGTTGCGTTGTTTTGTTTATGGTGGAGATGAAAAAGCAGAATGCAGTGTTGGAGTTTGTGAGAGTGATAAGTGCAAAGCAGCAAGTGGTTGCAGGGATTTTGTATTACATAACATTAGAGGCAAATGATGGTGAAACAAAAAAGGTGTACGAAACAAAGGTGTTGGAGAAGGCATGGTTGAACTTGAAGGAGGTGGAGGAATTCAAGCCACTTGCTCTTAACCCTGTTTCAGATTCGGTCTAGGTAATTTCACATCACATCACAAAAATGGATTAGTTTCTTGAACTTTCTTTtgccaagttttgttttatgttgGATTTCTTGAATCTGTCTTTCATGTTTTTTCAGGTTACAGAAAATTGCATCTTCTTAGCTTGGCCACAAGATTCTCCATATGTATTCAATAAATGTGGCTGTTGTTCTTCAAAGGGGTATGCATGTTAAGGAATTCTATTTCAGCAATTACTACAAATGgaagttattatttattatgtatttgcGTGTGTTATATATGAAATGATTATATAGTTTAAAGTTTGTTCCTACAACAATAATAACGTTATCATGATAATGATTTAATTACTGATTGtgaatttttgtgtgttttgtataaaataattatagtttattatatatatatatatatatatatatatatatatatatattaaaaaagaacaagaaatatgttctttattaaaatatataacctCATTTCTCTCGAGTATGAAAACATAAGTTGTAAATAAGTTTCAAATGTACtattatgaagatatttttttaattcattttaaataagggaaatcttttaaatttatagcaATGAGTTaccactttttttctttttcttttttcattctaatttaacaattgattatttactttaaatataaaccaACACTTGCGAATAATTTcctatatttgttttattttttttgttaaaaaaattgtaaacaattcaaataatacatcaaaacataaaataattccTACAAACAGtcattaaaaacaatatattttcaacatataattattaatatttaataaagagaGAGGTTATTTTAGTTGGTAACGTTAAATATgtctcaaaatttatattttctatattctaATGATTAGAATTTTAGTAGCCGTTTAGAAAGATTAATGTtgttaattttcaatataaGATTACTAACGTGTCTTCCCAAATAAATTACGACAATTGTATTTACAAGCTGATACAACGTGTCTTGCCAAATAAATTACGACAATTGTATTTACAAGCTGATACAATATTGTATTCATTACGATAATgatactattttaattaaattattttaacaagtaatatatttattgtgttaaattacatttattttgacACGGAAAgagttttattttagaaatgacTCCTCGTAATATGTCAATTTGATTCAGTTCAAAAGTTTGGTAGTGAATTACATGGGTTGAGATTAAGAAACCTAATAAGATCAAAAGTTTCCATTTGAAAAAGTCTATAACATAAGtcaaaatacttataaaaaacCTTGTGAGCAAGGGTAAACCCATTAACCTTTATTTACacataaaaagaatattaattttttaaaaaatattatttgacatataaataataattatgaaaatcgTCATAACTTAGATGACTTGGCTGAATTTGTATTGACTTGACTTGAATTTCGACTAGGGTTGATTCGTTTTTTAGGATGACTTGCCCTGATGTTTGGCTTTGATTGACTCATCTCAACGATCAACAAGGTCAGCTTGGCTTGACTATGACCTAAATCGAGTTGGCTCAACCTTCAACCAAGTGTGGACTGTCTAACCTGGTCTATTAGTCTCGACATTTGGCATAGACCTACTCGCCTCGACCTTCTGTCTATGTAAGCCTATCTCAACATTTGCTCTGGGTTGATCTGTCTCGACCTTCCACCTAGACGGACTCAACCTGCGAACCGACCTGAGCTGGCCCGTCTTGACATGTGGATTGGAATGACTTGCCTCGATCTAGCTTGTCTCAACCTTATGCTTGAACAAGCTTGTCTTGACCCTTAACCTATGCTAACCGTCTCAATTTTTGAATCGGATCGACCTGTCTCAACCTTTAATTCTAGACTGACCTGCCTCAATCTTTGACATAAATTAACTAGTTTTGACCTTTTGCTCGGGCTGACTCATCTCGATCTTAAGTCCAGATTGACCCATTTTAGGTAAGTGTATCTCGTTAAAATAAACGACTAtacaaacaaagataaaaattaaatgctacTCTTAGTTCAAACCAGGGTAAAgattcatgaataaaatatttgttaagaatTTGAATCCTAATGACACATAATGTTAGTaaaatgcttacaaaatctCGAACCgcaatttcctgaggcgtgtaaattcactgtccttaaggacttatccgcagtgtgttgcgcaagtcccccatacaataggaacttctcgaaatgtGTTCGAGAATCACAGAACTGACAGAAGCAAGAAACtctgatagagtttataccaggataatttttagaagaggaaaataagaaagaagaatCAAAGAAGACTTATTTGGGATGTGTTTTGGAATGAGAAAGAGCTCTATATTTATAGAGATagggaagaataaaatcaataaaagaccataaaagcaataaataatttgactgTTGCAGCACTTAAAAATGACGGTTGAAATATTACCGTTCGAAcaatgtttcttttgcaataatctaacattattacaacacataaaataaaaatgaaaaatttgaaggtatatatataaaaaaacttataaagttattatattaaaatattttagataaaaagtGATGTTATATCTCTTATATGATCCTTAAAAGGAATTTAACATTACAACTACATTCATATATGAGAAAAGAAACTTCATAAAAAGAGAGCATCAAGTAacaagataatttaaataaatataaaaatattaagatttaatgatattcaattttatttagtaACTGCAAATCACAATAGcttaaaccaattttaaattaattctatTTCAGTGGATCATACTATTCATATTATTTGAAAGAGTGTTAATGAAGTTATATGATAAAGAGAACCATTGATGTTGCGGAATCCAACTTCATAAATTGACACCAACATAACAAAGAGATGGTGATAAACGTTGGGAAAGTTGTCTCCACGATGTTGAAAAGAGTATGAAGCTTCAATTTCTCTTTATTCTCCCATCCAACCCTTACTTACAAAATCGAGTTCATCAAGTAACGTACTTTGCAATCTGATTCTCCTGCACTTTTCTTCCCGAtatcagaaaattaaaaatagtaattaaacaTTCAAAGTTACATATTTTCAACTTTAACTTACATTACCACTCAAAAcgtttgatttttaatttttcaattttgattatttCGAAAAGAGTATGATTTTATTCCTGAAAAGAACTATTCTTCCTTCTCCATCATATCAGAACTAAGCATCTGTCACCTTACCATACACTCCACTCATGTAAGATTCTcattatcttctttattttatatatcttctTAGCTTCAACTGTGCCTTATCAAATAGCCTCTGTCATCGCCTAAACGAATCAATCACGGTACTCTACTTGCCACTTGAATCTCCCAGGTAAACTCAATTCTCActtctttcttctctatacttttaGCCTCTACTATGTCTTCTGGTTCACTTACTAATACTCAAAAAATGGTTACAGTTATCGTTACTGATATTCCAAACATTTAATACTAAAAAAGCTATATATGTAAACAATATTCTTTTCATGAAAAAgcttaaagaaaaacattttaaattagaaagatTGATTTTACTAACAATAATTAAGtatacttatttttatgatcAAGTTCTAAATAAAGTAAAGACCTcatatctattaaaaatatatatgacacagaatttcattaaattatgaCACTTAAACTTTCAAACATAATTAGAAAAGAAggttttacattattattaggGTGAAGGTTAGAGGGCTTGGAAAGAAGGAAGCAACAACATGAATCCGGATGTACCCAACATTAACATTAAGATACCAGGAGATGAAGAAAGCCATGGACAAACTCCTCTTCCTGTTGCTGCTTCACATGCCTCATCATCCGATTCAGTGGATGAAAGTACGAACTCTGTAGATGGTAAGTTATGCATACTTGAAACTATTGCATTCACAAAGGGTGCATGATCAAACTCTTTGCTACTTCACATGCTGTCACACCACACGgttttaatacaataatatcGCTAGATAGATTTGAGTTTTAAACAtgataagttatatatatatatatatatatatatatatatatatatatatatatatatatatatatatatagtgagtAAAATTAAGTTTGAAAGGATTTCAGATCTGTACTGGCTTGCATTCGACGATGAGTGGGATAAAATGCGACCCATTGTTGAAAAAGATCCAAATAGTGTACGCACTCCGTTGACTGGATTAGGCGACAGAGCTCTTCATGTAGCAGCAAATGCGGGGAGCACTGCTTTTGTTAAAGAGTTGCTTAAGCTTATGAGGTCAGAAGATGTGCTAATACATAACGAAAATCATATGCTTCCAGTTCACTTGGCTGCTTTATCTTTCCATCATAGAATAGTGCAACTTCTATGCTCTGACCATCTGCTTGACAAAATGGCTTAC contains these protein-coding regions:
- the LOC106765341 gene encoding cysteine proteinase inhibitor-like yields the protein MANLGGLTDIVGAENSIDIQSLARFAVDDYNKKQNAVLEFVRVISAKQQVVAGILYYITLEANDGETKKVYETKVLEKAWLNLKEVEEFKPLALNPVSDSV
- the LOC106763252 gene encoding uncharacterized protein LOC106763252; protein product: MNPDVPNINIKIPGDEESHGQTPLPVAASHASSSDSVDESTNSVDDLYWLAFDDEWDKMRPIVEKDPNSVRTPLTGLGDRALHVAANAGSTAFVKELLKLMRSEDVLIHNENHMLPVHLAALSFHHRIVQLLCSDHLLDKMAYEDIEKLFFMTISNDMFDVAFKLFEKRPLQFTSARDEQKLTSLHMLARKPNKVLKRSDRERNYGEGMELVQRIWDEVKNLTEAKKLKIDDILELTTKQSVVLFDAIESGNSEEVIWCFMEGSAILMTLKDSNGRNLVHLFFLY